A region of Anopheles merus strain MAF unplaced genomic scaffold, AmerM5.1 LNR4001135, whole genome shotgun sequence DNA encodes the following proteins:
- the LOC121603346 gene encoding LOW QUALITY PROTEIN: 5-oxoprolinase-like (The sequence of the model RefSeq protein was modified relative to this genomic sequence to represent the inferred CDS: inserted 2 bases in 2 codons), translating to MEGGKYNFAIDRGGTFTDVLCITPDRTVRTLKLLSVDPANYPDAPTEGIRRILQQETGRALTVDGXIDTGLIGWVRMGTTVATNALLERAGDPVALVVNRGFRDLLQIGNQARPNIFQLNIQKPANLYREVIEIDARLVPAQEASCQLGEASAGWRRLTGAADSTHLEMVPLDEQDLRSKLEEVRAAGINSLAIVLAHSYACPEHELCVGRIAQELGFQHVTLSHQAMPMCRLVARGXTACAEAYLTPHVERYLDGFRSGFRDQLRGADVLFMQSDGGLTRMEHFRGARAILSGPAGGVVGYAVTGMRDAGDDDPAAGPPPPLIGFDMGGTSTDVSRYAGTYEHVIESTTAGVTIQAPQLDINTVAAGGGSRLFFRSGLFVVGPESAGAHPGPTCYRKGGPLTVTDANLILGRLLPEYFPAIFGPNENEPLDYEATRAAFEELRMEINEHLASAGEEAGGGPLSLEQVAMGFVRVANEAMCRPIRALTQARGYDTSRHVLACFGGAGGQHACSIARQLGMARVVMHKYAGILSAYGMALADVVYETQEPCGLELCPDNRAALKERLHALSARCVEQLEAQGFALADEGSISLEPYLHLRYEGTDCALMCAPDRVVENADHTVYGFGDFGRTFRDRYRSEFGFVLEGRRILVDDIRVRGCGRASLFTEPDIAEATGPIYPEKTTVAYFEEGSGQAPPGRLVTPVYDCAKLRYGHRVDGPAILIDRLSTIVIEPGSRALVTRRGDLTIEIGTGANARPRVDERLDAVQLSIFNHRFMSIAEQMGRVLQRTSISTNIKERLDFSCALFGPDGGLVSNAPHIPVHLGAMQETVQYQLRRRGGTLKPGDVLLSNHPQAGGSHLPDLTVITPVFAPGEALPVFFVASRGHHADIGGITPGSMPPHSTSLAQEGAAFKSFLLVDGGVFQEEAIVARLTRPAPGVPGAAGTRNLSDNLSDLRAQIAANQKGIQLVSELIDAYGLSVVQAYMGHMQQNAELAVRDMLRTIAQEARERTGSAVLEAEQQMDDGTPIRLVVRIDERHGSAVCDFTGTGPEVSGNCNAPRAITLSALIYCLRCMVGHDVPLNQGCLAPIEVIIPPGSILDPSDGAAVVGGNVLTSQRVVDTVLAAFGTCAASQGCMNNVTIGDEGWGYYETVAGGSGAGPGWHGTGGVHTHMTNTRITDPEILELRYPIVLRRFTLREDGSGGAGQFRGGEGVHRELLFRKPMTLSVLTERRTLRPYGMAGGMPGKPGLNLLIRAGPRGQPGHRAVNIGGKTAVQVGPGDIFSMKTPGGGGYGVPLDDDDGPRPTLSDHQQQRQLAAAAAIVSVGSSKAFMERGSVYEYRMAQESV from the exons ATGGAGGGTGGAAAGTACAACTTTGCCATCGACCGCGGCGGCACCTTCACGGATGTGCTGTGCATTACGCCCGACCGTACGGTGCGCACGCTGAAGCTGCTGTCCGTCGATCCGGCCAACTATCCGGACGCACCGACCGAGGGCATCCGGCGCATACTGCAGCAGGAGACGGGCCGTGCGCTGACGGTGGACG TGATCGACACCGGGCTGATCGGGTGGGTGCGGATGGGCACTACCGTGGCCACGAACGCGCTGCTCGAGCGGGCCGGCGATCCGGTGGCGCTGGTCGTGAACCGGGGCTTCCGGGATCTGCTGCAGATTGGCAATCAGGCGAGACCGAACATTTTCCAGCTG AACATCCAAAAACCGGCCAACCTGTACCGCGAGGTGATTGAGATCGATGCCCGCCTGGTGCCGGCCCAGGAAGCATCCTGCCAGCTCGGGGAAGCCTCCGCCGGTTGGAGACGGCTTACAGGTGCGGCCGATTCCACCCACCTGGAAATGGTGCCGCTGGACGAGCAGGATTTGCGGTCCAAGCTGGAGGAGGTACGGGCCGCCGGCATCAACTCACTCGCCATCGTGCTCGCGCACAGCTACGCCTGCCCCGAGCACGAACTGTGCGTGGGCCGGATCGCCCAAGAGCTCGGCTTCCAGCATGTCACGCTGTCGCATCAGGCGATGCCCATGTGCCGGCTCGTTGCCCGTG TCACTGCCTGCGCGGAAGCGTACCTAACGCCCCACGTCGAGCGCTACCTGGACGGGTTCCGGAGCGGGTTTCGGGATCAGCTGCGCGGCGCCGACGTGCTGTTTATGCAGAGCGACGGTGGCCTCACGAGGATGGAACACTTCCGTGGCGCACGTGCCATTCTAAGCGGTCCGGCCGGTGGTGTCGTGGGGTACGCAGTGACCGGGATGCGCGATGccggggacgatgacccagcAGCCGGTCCCCCACCACCGCTGATCGGGTTCGATATGGGCGGCACGTCGACGGACGTGTCGCGGTACGCGGGAACGTACGAGCACGTGATCGAGAGTACGACGGCAGGCGTTACGATACAGGCGCCCCAGCTCGACATCAACACGGTGGCGGCGGGCGGCGGCTCGAGACTGTTCTTCCGCTCCGGGCTGTTTGTGGTGGGGCCAGAGTCGGCCGGCGCCCACCCGGGACCCACCTGCTATCGCAAGGGTGGCCCGCTGACCGTTACCGATGCGAACCTCATCCTCGGTCGGCTGCTGCCCGAGTACTTCCCGGCCATTTTCGGCCCGAACGAGAACGAACCGCTCGATTACGAGGCGACGCGGGCCGCGTTCGAGGAGCTGCGCATGGAAATCAACGAACATTTGGCGTCGGCCGGAGAGGAAGCCGGCGGTGGCCCACTGTCGCTCGAGCAAGTGGCGATGGGCTTCGTGCGCGTCGCCAACGAAGCCATGTGCCGGCCGATCCGGGCGCTGACGCAGGCCCGCGGGTACGACACGTCGCGCCACGTGCTGGCCTGCTTCGGTGGGGCGGGCGGGCAGCACGCGTGCAGCATTGCCCGCCAGCTCGGCATGGCGCGCGTGGTGATGCACAAGTACGCCGGCATACTGTCCGCGTACGGGATGGCGCTGGCGGACGTGGTGTACGAGACGCAGGAGCCCTGCGGGCTGGAACTGTGCCCGGACAATCGGGCGGCGCTGAAGGAGCGGCTCCACGCGCTGTCGGCGCGCTGCGTGGAGCAGCTAGAAGCGCAAGGGTTCGCGCTGGCGGACGAAGGATCGATCAGCCTCGAGCCGTACCTGCACCTGCGCTACGAGGGCACGGACTGTGCGCTGATGTGCGCTCCGGACCGGGTCGTCGAGAATGCGGACCACACCGTGTACGGGTTCGGCGACTTTGGGCGCACGTTCCGCGACCGCTACCGGAGCGAGTTTGGCTTCGTGCTGGAGGGCCGACGCATCCTGGTGGACGATATTCGCGTGCGCGGCTGTGGCCGGGCGTCCCTCTTCACCGAGCCGGACATCGCGGAGGCAACGGGACCGATCTATCCGGAGAAGACGACCGTGGCGTACTTCGAGGAGGGCAGTGGCCAGGCGCCGCCCGGTCGACTCGTCACGCCCGTGTACGACTGTGCCAAGCTGCGGTACGGCCATCGGGTGGATGGGCCGGCCATCCTCATCGACCGGCTATCCACGATCGTGATCGAGCCGGGGTCGCGGGCGCTCGTTACCCGGCGCGGCGATTTGACGATCGAAATCGGCACCGGCGCGAATGCACGCCCGCGGGTCGACGAACGGCTGGACGCGGTGCAGCTGAGCATCTTCAACCATCGGTTCATGAGCATTGCCGAGCAGATGGGGCGCGTGCTGCAGCGCACCTCCATCTCGACCAACATCAAGGAGCGGCTCGACTTCTCCTGCGCCCTGTTTGGCCCGGACGGTGGGCTCGTCTCGAACGCTCCGCACATCCCGGTCCATCTCGGCGCGATGCAGGAAACGGTCCAGTATCAGTTGCGCCGGCGCGGTGGCACCCTGAAGCCGGGCGATGTGCTGCTTTCGAACCATCCGCAGGCCGGTGGGTCCCATCTGCCCGACCTGACCGTCATTACGCCCGTGTTTGCGCCCGGTGAAGCGCTGCCGGTGTTTTTCGTCGCGTCACGCGGCCACCATGCCGACATTGGCGGGATAACGCCCGGCTCGATGCCGCCGCACTCGACGTCGCTCGCGCAGGAGGGAGCCGCCTTCAAGTCGTTCCTGCTCGTGGACGGCGGCGTGTTCCAGGAGGAAGCGATCGTGGCCCGGCTAACGCGCCCGGCGCCCGGTGTCCCCGGGGCGGCCGGCACGCGCAACCTCTCCGACAATCTGTCCGACCTGCGCGCCCAGATTGCGGCCAACCAGAAGGGCATCCAGCTCGTGTCGGAGCTGATCGACGCGTACGGGCTGTCGGTGGTGCAGGCGTACATGGGCCACATGCAGCAGAACGCCGAGCTGGCGGTGCGCGACATGCTGCGCACGATCGCGCAGGAGGCGCGCGAACGCACCGGGTCGGCCGTGCTCGAGGCGGAGCAGCAGATGGACGACGGGACGCCGATCCGGCTGGTGGTGCGCATCGACGAGCGGCACGGTTCGGCGGTGTGCGATTTCACCGGCACCGGGCCGGAGGTGAGCGGCAACTGTAACGCCCCGCGCGCCATCACCCTCTCCGCGCTGATCTACTGTCTGCGCTGTATGGTCGGGCACGATGTGCCGCTCAACCAGGGCTGTCTGGCGCCGATCGAGGTGATCATCCCGCCCGGCTCCATCCTCGACCCGTCGGACGGGGCCGCCGTCGTCGGGGGCAATGTGCTGACGTCGCAGCGCGTCGTCGACACGGTGCTGGCCGCGTTCGGCACGTGCGCCGCGTCGCAGGGCTGCATGAACAACGTCACGATCGGGGACGAGGGCTGGGGCTACTACGAGACGGTCGCGGGTGGCAGTGGTGCCGGCCCGGGCTGGCACGGTACGGGCGGTGTGCACACGCACATGACCAACACGCGCATCACCGATCCGGAGATACTGGAGCTGCGCTATCCGATCGTGCTGCGCCGGTTTACGCTGCGCGAGGACGGCAGTGGTGGTGCAGGGCAGTTCCGCGGCGGGGAAGGTGTCCACCGGGAGCTGCTCTTCCGCAAGCCGATGACGCTGTCCGTGCTGACCGAGCGGCGCACGCTGCGACCGTACGGCATGGCGGGCGGCATGCCGGGCAAGCCGGGCCTGAATTTGCTGATCCGTGCCGGGCCGCGCGGACAGCCGGGCCATCGGGCGGTCAACATCGGCGGCAAGACGGCGGTACAGGTCGGGCCGGGCGACATCTTCTCGATGAAAACGCCGGGCGGCGGCGGGTACGGCGTGCCGctggacgacgacgatgggccgCGGCCGACGCTGAGcgaccatcagcagcagcggcagctggcggcggcggccgccatCGTGTCGGTCGGCTCGTCCAAGGCGTTCATGGAGCGCGGCAGCGTGTATGAGTACCGGATGGCGCAGGAGTCGGTGTGA